One genomic window of Struthio camelus isolate bStrCam1 chromosome 1, bStrCam1.hap1, whole genome shotgun sequence includes the following:
- the LRRC32 gene encoding transforming growth factor beta activator LRRC32 isoform X1 has translation MGMQETLETRTMKLYVIFFLAVVNRGISNHRPMEGTSCEVANMQAFCHSKDLHQIPHELHLNVNKIDLSGNLIQSIPEIPLSFYISLQCLDLSSNQISFIKPGVFAHMTMLREINLANNHLYEFAQNGTEGIGLLPKVEILDLSHNSLYNGMAEYFIKEAPALRYLSLADNSIIMISQKMFQGSPSLLEIDLQSNIIMEIEEGAFETLANLSKLNLSMNSITCISDFNLRQLEVLDLSRNSIETFHTTKSEDEYSLRCLDLSENKLQAFPVFPQVNKLVTLNLSKNLIQLTTESPHNKMDYMEKDWLDASFHLLDQKQSRNKSSLYLSQLVYLDLSYNEIKSIPNEFFESMLSLHTLNLSKNCLQTFAVTYDSTLISLAILDLSYNALQNLFLDAGTLSNLKELYIQNNHLQTLQVDIFSRLPSLKLLNLQSNNISLCSMYSGLAKQRLAGEESGCVSFVDSPALQYLYLADNMLTILPAYTFYKTSLIVLDLSMNPGLKIEVKALSGLERSLEYLYLHGNSLIELNIDLPCFSHLKHLNLSENQLNWLPTWGSDSPLEILDLRNNRFSALQSSNILALENSLKNLYLTGNPLNCCGNIWLSSMIQNKNVQILNVEHLTCQYTQNFGYQEEMHIGNIRPEDCEKEDLKKINFLIILTFVLVLSVIIIGVGSFFCFRRQNFSHQFKA, from the exons ATGGGGATGCAAGAAACCCTTGAAACAAG AACCATGAAACTGTACGTCATCTTCTTCCTGGCAGTGGTGAACAGAGGGATCTCCAACCATCGGCCCATGGAGGGGACATCCTGTGAAGTG GCAAACATGCAGGCATTTTGCCACAGCAAAGACCTTCACCAAATCCCTCATGAGCTCCATCTGAATGTAAACAAAATAGATCTGTCCGGAAACCTGATTCAAAGTATCCCTGAAATACCGTTATCATTTTATATTTCCCTCCAGTGCCTGGATTTAAGCTCTAACCAGATAAGCTTCATCAAGCCCGGAGTCTTTGCACACATGACGATGTTGCGGGAAATAAATTTAGCCAACAACCATTTATATGAGTTTGCTCAGAATGGGACAGAGGGGATTGGACTTTTACCCAAGGTGGAAATATTGGACTTGTCCCACAACAGTCTCTACAACGGGATGGCTGAGTATTTCATTAAAGAAGCTCCAGCACTGCGGTATCTTTCCTTGGCAGACAACAGTATTATAATGATATCACAGAAGATGTTTCAGGGATCTCCCAGTCTTCTGGAGATAGATCTCCAGAGTAACATCATCATGGAAATAGAAGAAGGTGCTTTTGAGACTCTAGCGAACCTTTCCAAACTCAATCTCTCCATGAATTCGATTACTTGCATCTCTGATTTCAACCTCAGGCAGTTGGAGGTACTTGACCTTAGCAGGAACAGCATTGAGACCTTCCATACCACAAAGTCAGAGGACGAGTATAGCTTAAGATGCTTGGATCTGAGTGAAAACAAACTGCAGGCCTTCCCAGTCTTCCCGCAAGTGAACAAGCTGGTAACTCTGAATTTATCAAAGAATTTAATTCAGCTCACTACCGAATCCCCTCATAATAAAATGGACTATATGGAGAAAGACTGGCTAGATGCATCTTTTCATCTTCTTGatcagaagcaaagcagaaataaaagttcTCTTTATTTATCTCAACTCGTATATTTAGACTTAAGTTATAATGAAATCAAATCTATTCCAAATGAGTTCTTTGAATCAATGTTGTCCCTTCACACCCTTAATCTCAGTAAAAACTGTCTCCAGACTTTTGCAGTAACTTATGACAGCACATTGATCTCCCTAGCCATCCTTGACTTGAGCTACAACGCTTTGCAGAACCTTTTCCTCGATGCTGGCACATTGTCAAATTTGAAGGAGCTCTATATTCAAAACAACCATCTTCAGACCCTGCAGGTGGATATCTTTTCACGTCTTCCTAGCCTCAAACTGCTTAATCTACAGAGCAATAATATCAGCCTTTGCAGCATGTACTCAGGACTGGCTAAGCAAAGACTCGCTGGAGAGGAAAGTGGCTGTGTATCATTTGTTGATTCTCCTGCTCTGCAGTACTTGTACCTAGCTGACAATATGTTGACCATCCTACCAGCATACACTTTCTATAAGACTTCCCTGATTGTCTTGGATCTCTCCATGAATCCAGGACTGAAAATAGAAGTTAAAGCGCTATCAGGACTGGAAAGGTCACTAGAATATTTGTATTTACATGGCAATAGCCTGATAGAATTAAATATTGACTTGCCTTGTTTTAGTCACCTTAAACATTTAAATCTCTCTGAAAATCAGCTGAATTGGCTCCCTACATGGGGTAGTGACTCTCCCCTGGAAATTCTGGACCTACGGAATAACAGGTTTAGCGCGCTACAGAGCAGCAATATTTTAGCATTAGAAAATTCTCTTAAGAACTTGTATCTCACTGGGAACCCACTCAATTGTTGTGGAAATATCTGGCTATCATCAATGATCCAGAACAAAAATGTCCAGATCCTCAATGTAGAGCACTTAACATGCCAGTACACTCAGAACTTCGGGTACCAGGAAGAAATGCACATTGGGAACATTAGACCAGAAGACTGTGAGAAAGAGGATCTAAAGAAAATCAACTTTCTGATTATATTAACGTTTGTTTTGGTGTTATCCGTGATCATCATTGGAGTGGGTTCATTTTTTTGCTTCCGCAGGCAGAACTTTAGCCATCAGTTTAAAGCATAG
- the LRRC32 gene encoding transforming growth factor beta activator LRRC32 isoform X3: MGMQETLETRTMKLYVIFFLAVVNRGISNHRPMEGTSCEVCLDLSSNQISFIKPGVFAHMTMLREINLANNHLYEFAQNGTEGIGLLPKVEILDLSHNSLYNGMAEYFIKEAPALRYLSLADNSIIMISQKMFQGSPSLLEIDLQSNIIMEIEEGAFETLANLSKLNLSMNSITCISDFNLRQLEVLDLSRNSIETFHTTKSEDEYSLRCLDLSENKLQAFPVFPQVNKLVTLNLSKNLIQLTTESPHNKMDYMEKDWLDASFHLLDQKQSRNKSSLYLSQLVYLDLSYNEIKSIPNEFFESMLSLHTLNLSKNCLQTFAVTYDSTLISLAILDLSYNALQNLFLDAGTLSNLKELYIQNNHLQTLQVDIFSRLPSLKLLNLQSNNISLCSMYSGLAKQRLAGEESGCVSFVDSPALQYLYLADNMLTILPAYTFYKTSLIVLDLSMNPGLKIEVKALSGLERSLEYLYLHGNSLIELNIDLPCFSHLKHLNLSENQLNWLPTWGSDSPLEILDLRNNRFSALQSSNILALENSLKNLYLTGNPLNCCGNIWLSSMIQNKNVQILNVEHLTCQYTQNFGYQEEMHIGNIRPEDCEKEDLKKINFLIILTFVLVLSVIIIGVGSFFCFRRQNFSHQFKA, translated from the exons ATGGGGATGCAAGAAACCCTTGAAACAAG AACCATGAAACTGTACGTCATCTTCTTCCTGGCAGTGGTGAACAGAGGGATCTCCAACCATCGGCCCATGGAGGGGACATCCTGTGAAGTG TGCCTGGATTTAAGCTCTAACCAGATAAGCTTCATCAAGCCCGGAGTCTTTGCACACATGACGATGTTGCGGGAAATAAATTTAGCCAACAACCATTTATATGAGTTTGCTCAGAATGGGACAGAGGGGATTGGACTTTTACCCAAGGTGGAAATATTGGACTTGTCCCACAACAGTCTCTACAACGGGATGGCTGAGTATTTCATTAAAGAAGCTCCAGCACTGCGGTATCTTTCCTTGGCAGACAACAGTATTATAATGATATCACAGAAGATGTTTCAGGGATCTCCCAGTCTTCTGGAGATAGATCTCCAGAGTAACATCATCATGGAAATAGAAGAAGGTGCTTTTGAGACTCTAGCGAACCTTTCCAAACTCAATCTCTCCATGAATTCGATTACTTGCATCTCTGATTTCAACCTCAGGCAGTTGGAGGTACTTGACCTTAGCAGGAACAGCATTGAGACCTTCCATACCACAAAGTCAGAGGACGAGTATAGCTTAAGATGCTTGGATCTGAGTGAAAACAAACTGCAGGCCTTCCCAGTCTTCCCGCAAGTGAACAAGCTGGTAACTCTGAATTTATCAAAGAATTTAATTCAGCTCACTACCGAATCCCCTCATAATAAAATGGACTATATGGAGAAAGACTGGCTAGATGCATCTTTTCATCTTCTTGatcagaagcaaagcagaaataaaagttcTCTTTATTTATCTCAACTCGTATATTTAGACTTAAGTTATAATGAAATCAAATCTATTCCAAATGAGTTCTTTGAATCAATGTTGTCCCTTCACACCCTTAATCTCAGTAAAAACTGTCTCCAGACTTTTGCAGTAACTTATGACAGCACATTGATCTCCCTAGCCATCCTTGACTTGAGCTACAACGCTTTGCAGAACCTTTTCCTCGATGCTGGCACATTGTCAAATTTGAAGGAGCTCTATATTCAAAACAACCATCTTCAGACCCTGCAGGTGGATATCTTTTCACGTCTTCCTAGCCTCAAACTGCTTAATCTACAGAGCAATAATATCAGCCTTTGCAGCATGTACTCAGGACTGGCTAAGCAAAGACTCGCTGGAGAGGAAAGTGGCTGTGTATCATTTGTTGATTCTCCTGCTCTGCAGTACTTGTACCTAGCTGACAATATGTTGACCATCCTACCAGCATACACTTTCTATAAGACTTCCCTGATTGTCTTGGATCTCTCCATGAATCCAGGACTGAAAATAGAAGTTAAAGCGCTATCAGGACTGGAAAGGTCACTAGAATATTTGTATTTACATGGCAATAGCCTGATAGAATTAAATATTGACTTGCCTTGTTTTAGTCACCTTAAACATTTAAATCTCTCTGAAAATCAGCTGAATTGGCTCCCTACATGGGGTAGTGACTCTCCCCTGGAAATTCTGGACCTACGGAATAACAGGTTTAGCGCGCTACAGAGCAGCAATATTTTAGCATTAGAAAATTCTCTTAAGAACTTGTATCTCACTGGGAACCCACTCAATTGTTGTGGAAATATCTGGCTATCATCAATGATCCAGAACAAAAATGTCCAGATCCTCAATGTAGAGCACTTAACATGCCAGTACACTCAGAACTTCGGGTACCAGGAAGAAATGCACATTGGGAACATTAGACCAGAAGACTGTGAGAAAGAGGATCTAAAGAAAATCAACTTTCTGATTATATTAACGTTTGTTTTGGTGTTATCCGTGATCATCATTGGAGTGGGTTCATTTTTTTGCTTCCGCAGGCAGAACTTTAGCCATCAGTTTAAAGCATAG
- the LRRC32 gene encoding transforming growth factor beta activator LRRC32 isoform X2, whose amino-acid sequence MKLYVIFFLAVVNRGISNHRPMEGTSCEVANMQAFCHSKDLHQIPHELHLNVNKIDLSGNLIQSIPEIPLSFYISLQCLDLSSNQISFIKPGVFAHMTMLREINLANNHLYEFAQNGTEGIGLLPKVEILDLSHNSLYNGMAEYFIKEAPALRYLSLADNSIIMISQKMFQGSPSLLEIDLQSNIIMEIEEGAFETLANLSKLNLSMNSITCISDFNLRQLEVLDLSRNSIETFHTTKSEDEYSLRCLDLSENKLQAFPVFPQVNKLVTLNLSKNLIQLTTESPHNKMDYMEKDWLDASFHLLDQKQSRNKSSLYLSQLVYLDLSYNEIKSIPNEFFESMLSLHTLNLSKNCLQTFAVTYDSTLISLAILDLSYNALQNLFLDAGTLSNLKELYIQNNHLQTLQVDIFSRLPSLKLLNLQSNNISLCSMYSGLAKQRLAGEESGCVSFVDSPALQYLYLADNMLTILPAYTFYKTSLIVLDLSMNPGLKIEVKALSGLERSLEYLYLHGNSLIELNIDLPCFSHLKHLNLSENQLNWLPTWGSDSPLEILDLRNNRFSALQSSNILALENSLKNLYLTGNPLNCCGNIWLSSMIQNKNVQILNVEHLTCQYTQNFGYQEEMHIGNIRPEDCEKEDLKKINFLIILTFVLVLSVIIIGVGSFFCFRRQNFSHQFKA is encoded by the exons ATGAAACTGTACGTCATCTTCTTCCTGGCAGTGGTGAACAGAGGGATCTCCAACCATCGGCCCATGGAGGGGACATCCTGTGAAGTG GCAAACATGCAGGCATTTTGCCACAGCAAAGACCTTCACCAAATCCCTCATGAGCTCCATCTGAATGTAAACAAAATAGATCTGTCCGGAAACCTGATTCAAAGTATCCCTGAAATACCGTTATCATTTTATATTTCCCTCCAGTGCCTGGATTTAAGCTCTAACCAGATAAGCTTCATCAAGCCCGGAGTCTTTGCACACATGACGATGTTGCGGGAAATAAATTTAGCCAACAACCATTTATATGAGTTTGCTCAGAATGGGACAGAGGGGATTGGACTTTTACCCAAGGTGGAAATATTGGACTTGTCCCACAACAGTCTCTACAACGGGATGGCTGAGTATTTCATTAAAGAAGCTCCAGCACTGCGGTATCTTTCCTTGGCAGACAACAGTATTATAATGATATCACAGAAGATGTTTCAGGGATCTCCCAGTCTTCTGGAGATAGATCTCCAGAGTAACATCATCATGGAAATAGAAGAAGGTGCTTTTGAGACTCTAGCGAACCTTTCCAAACTCAATCTCTCCATGAATTCGATTACTTGCATCTCTGATTTCAACCTCAGGCAGTTGGAGGTACTTGACCTTAGCAGGAACAGCATTGAGACCTTCCATACCACAAAGTCAGAGGACGAGTATAGCTTAAGATGCTTGGATCTGAGTGAAAACAAACTGCAGGCCTTCCCAGTCTTCCCGCAAGTGAACAAGCTGGTAACTCTGAATTTATCAAAGAATTTAATTCAGCTCACTACCGAATCCCCTCATAATAAAATGGACTATATGGAGAAAGACTGGCTAGATGCATCTTTTCATCTTCTTGatcagaagcaaagcagaaataaaagttcTCTTTATTTATCTCAACTCGTATATTTAGACTTAAGTTATAATGAAATCAAATCTATTCCAAATGAGTTCTTTGAATCAATGTTGTCCCTTCACACCCTTAATCTCAGTAAAAACTGTCTCCAGACTTTTGCAGTAACTTATGACAGCACATTGATCTCCCTAGCCATCCTTGACTTGAGCTACAACGCTTTGCAGAACCTTTTCCTCGATGCTGGCACATTGTCAAATTTGAAGGAGCTCTATATTCAAAACAACCATCTTCAGACCCTGCAGGTGGATATCTTTTCACGTCTTCCTAGCCTCAAACTGCTTAATCTACAGAGCAATAATATCAGCCTTTGCAGCATGTACTCAGGACTGGCTAAGCAAAGACTCGCTGGAGAGGAAAGTGGCTGTGTATCATTTGTTGATTCTCCTGCTCTGCAGTACTTGTACCTAGCTGACAATATGTTGACCATCCTACCAGCATACACTTTCTATAAGACTTCCCTGATTGTCTTGGATCTCTCCATGAATCCAGGACTGAAAATAGAAGTTAAAGCGCTATCAGGACTGGAAAGGTCACTAGAATATTTGTATTTACATGGCAATAGCCTGATAGAATTAAATATTGACTTGCCTTGTTTTAGTCACCTTAAACATTTAAATCTCTCTGAAAATCAGCTGAATTGGCTCCCTACATGGGGTAGTGACTCTCCCCTGGAAATTCTGGACCTACGGAATAACAGGTTTAGCGCGCTACAGAGCAGCAATATTTTAGCATTAGAAAATTCTCTTAAGAACTTGTATCTCACTGGGAACCCACTCAATTGTTGTGGAAATATCTGGCTATCATCAATGATCCAGAACAAAAATGTCCAGATCCTCAATGTAGAGCACTTAACATGCCAGTACACTCAGAACTTCGGGTACCAGGAAGAAATGCACATTGGGAACATTAGACCAGAAGACTGTGAGAAAGAGGATCTAAAGAAAATCAACTTTCTGATTATATTAACGTTTGTTTTGGTGTTATCCGTGATCATCATTGGAGTGGGTTCATTTTTTTGCTTCCGCAGGCAGAACTTTAGCCATCAGTTTAAAGCATAG